In Candidatus Nealsonbacteria bacterium, the sequence TTTATTTTTTAATTTATTTTTCACTGAGAACCTTTTTAGTTTTTCGCCTTCTAATCTTTGATATTTTAACACCTCTCACTGTTTCTGGAATTGTTTTAGTCTTTCAACCTTTAGCTGTTTTATTAAGAAATCAAGTTATTCAAAGGGCCAGGAAAAAAAGAGAAAAATTCAAAAATTTATTAACCATCGGAATTACCGGCAGCTACGGTAAAACAGCAACAAAAGAATTTTTGGCTCTTATCCTATCTCAAAAATTCAGGGTTCTAAAAACCAGAGAACATCAGAACTCAGAAATTGGAGTATCCCGTTCTATTTTGGATGATTTAGATGAAAGTCAGCAAATCTTTATTGCCGAGATGGGAGCTTACAATAGGGGAGGAATAAAATTGCTTTGCAATATCGTAAAGCCTAAAATTGGTATCTTAACAGGTATTAATGAACAGCATCTGGCAACTTTTGGTTCGCAGCAAAACATTATAAGAGCAAAGTATGAATTAATAGAAAGCTTACCGGAAGAGGGGACTGCGATATTTAATTTAAACAACGAGGTTATAAAAAACCAGAAGTCAAAGATAAAAGATTATAACCCTAAATTAAAGAAGATAAGATTTTGCTCAACCAGGGAAAAAACTGATATTTTTGCAGAAGATATAAAAGCCGATAAGGAATACCTTAGTTTTAAAATCTCTTCAAAAGATGGAGATTCAGCATTTTTTAAGGTTAATCTAATGGGAGTTCAAAATATTGAGAATATTTTATTAGCTGTGTCTTGCGCAAAGGAGTTAGGAATGAATTTGGAAGAGATTGCCAGCGCTTGTAAAAGAATAAAACCCTCACAAGGAGGGATGGAGCTTTTAAAAGGAATTAAAGGCATTAATATTATTGATTCTACTTATTCTGCTAATCCCAGAGGCGTAATTTCTCATTTAGAATATCTGAAACTTTGGAAGGGAAGAAAAATAATCATTATGCCCTGTTTGATTGAATTGGCTCAAGCCTCGAAACGGGCTCATAAAGAAATAGGTGAGAAAATTGCTAAAACATGCAATTTAGCAATAATAACGACAAAAGAATGTTTCTCAGAAATTAAAAAAACAGCAATAAAAAATGGAATGAAAAAAAATGACATTTTATTTATGGAAAAAGCAAAAGAGGTTATAGAAAAGGTGAAGAATTTTTCTGAACCAGAAGATATTATTCTTTTGGAAGGTAGGATTTCAAGAGAAATTAAAAATTCACTTCTATCCCAAAATTAAAATATGGACTTTAGAATAGAGGAAATAAGAAACAAAAGAATATGGGAGGATTTTTTAAGAAACGTAAAAGAAAAAAGTTTTTTACAGTCTTTTAACTGGGGAGAATTTAATAAAATGATGGGGGATAAGATTTGGAGAATTGGAATATATAAACAACAGGCAACAGGCAGCAGGCAACAGGAGTTAATAAGTACGGCTTTAGTAATTAAGATAACAGCTAAAAGAGGTGTTTTTTTATTCTTGCCTCATGGACCAAATATAAAGCGACAAGAAACAAACGACAGGCAACAAGTATTGATTTTGTTATTAGAAGAATTAAAAAAAATAGCAAAGACAGAAAAAGCAAGTTTTATTAGAATAGCGCCTCTTTGGGAAAGAAATATAAAAAATATTGAAATTTTTAAAGAGTTGGGCTTTAGGGAAGCCCCAATTCATATTCATCCAGAATTAACCTGGGAGTTAGATTTAAACATATCTGAAGAAGAGCTTTTAAAAAAGATGAGAAAAACAACTCGCTATCTTATAAAACGAGCTAAAAAAGAAAAGGGTATTGAAATAATAAAAAGTAAAGACATAAAAGATATTGAAGAATTTAATAAACTCTATCGGGTAACAAAAAAGCGTCACCAATTTGTGCCTTTTTCTTTGAATTATTTAAAAAATGAGTTTTTATCTTTTTTACCCGATAATGAAATATTTATATTTTTGGGAAAGTATAAGAACGAGATAGTTTCTTCAGGGATTTTTATTTTTTGGCAAGACATTGGTTTTTATCACCACGGAGCTTCTTCCTTAAAATATCCTAAAATTCCGGTTTCATATTTGCTTTTATGGGAAGCAATTAAAGAAGCTAAAAAAAGAGAATGTAAAAAATTTAATTTTTGGGGTATAGCCCCAATTTCAGATGGTGTTAATAGTCCCTCTTTTAAAAAACACCCCTGGGCAGGATTAACTTTATTTAAAATGGGTTTTGGGGGAGGTAGTAAAGAATATATGAAGACGCAAGACTTTATCCTCTCAAAAAGATATTGGATGTCATTTTTTATTGAGAAATTGAGAAGAATAAAAAGGAGTTTATGAGAAGATACAGAAAACCACATAGGATTAAAAGAAAAAAATCAATAATTAAGAACAGATTTTTTTTGTTAGGATTTCTTATTTTTGTTTTTTTGGTATTTGCCATTTATTTTTTATTTTTTTCTGATTTTTTTCAGATTGAAAAGATTACTGTTTTTGGCAACAAAAAAATTTTAAAAGAGGAAATTATAAAAATAGCTGAAAATGAGCTTAAAAAGAAAAAAATATTTTTTCCAGCTGAAAATATTTTTTTAGCTAACCTTGGTGGAATAGAAAATGATATCTTAAGTAACTTTCCTCAGATAGCAGAAGCTAAAATAAGTAGAAGTCTTCCCCGAACCTTAATCTTTACTATTTTAGAAAGAAAAGCTGTAGCAAAATTTTGTAAAGATTATAAACTTTTTACTAAAGATGAAACAGAATCTTCTTATCAAAAATGCTTTCCATTAGATAAAGAAGGAATAATTTTTGAGGAAATTGGAGGAAACAATCTATCTCTGCCCAAAATAAAAAACCCTAATTCAAAAGATGAATTAGAGTTAGGGCAAAGAATTATAGAGACAGATTTGCTTTTTGGAATTTTAGATATTTTTTCAGACTTAGAAAATCTTAATATTCAAACAAAAGAATTTTTAATTGTTTCAGAGGAAAGAACAAATGTTGAAGCTTTAGATAATTGGGAGATTTACTTTAATCCTAAAAAAGACTTAGGTTGGCAATTAACGAAATTAAAAGCTGTGTTAGAAGAGGATATTCCTTTAGAAAAAAGAAAGGATTTAGAATATATTGAGTTAAGATTTGGAAATTCGGCTCCTTTTAAATATAGACAAGCAAAAGAATAATTATTCTATTCTATGTGGTAGATAAAAATTGACTTTCCAGCCCTTGCTATAGGTTCATAATTATCTAACCATTTATAGTAAAGTGCCGGTTGATTAAAATCAGGGGTTGGATTTCCTCTACCTCCCTGGAGTAAGGTAACAGATATTGCCAACCATCCTTTTTGAGGACCTTCTAAAGGATTAAATCTCTCCCATTTATCACCGAGAGAGTAGTTTAGGTCTCCGCCTCCAAAGTAATCAACTTTTATTTTTTTGACACCTTTTTCTTCAAGCCATTGTGCTAATCTTTTTAAATCTTGCCCCCAATCATAATTTGAGTCCACAACGTATTTGTATCCATTATTAGATCCTGAAGCAATTTCATTAAAATAAGACAGATAATAAGGGTAAGAACTTAAAGAAGAAAAGATGTACCAGGAAAGTAAAAGTGCAATTGTTAAAATCCCTGTTTTTTTAAAAACAGGTCTTTTTATTTTTTTAATTACAGAGATTAAACCTAAACTGACTAAAACATAGGTAAAGGGGAAGGTAGGTAAGATATGTCTTAGCCCGATATTGAGGTTCCCGGAGATAGAAGTTGCCCAGTATATTATCAAAAAGACAGTCATGGAGAATTCAGTAAAATGATTTAAGATACAGTTTTTTAATCTATTGAAAGTATCTATCCAAAAAGGTTTGTCTATAAAAAAGATTGTTAATAATAGAGAAATTAAGGTTAAAATATGAAATGCTAAGGGCACTTTTAAAACATATACAATTGGGAAATAATACCACCATCCCGAAGCTGAAATCATATTCATAAAATAAACAGTATTTCCAAAACTAGTTCTTTGAATAGCCATTAAAAGACCTAAAAAGTAATGGCCAAGAGCTCTTATTATTGGTTTATCTGCCATCCAGATACAAAGGTTTTTTAAGGATTTCATGGGAAAAGGTTCCAGGATAGTTATTGTGTCTGAAAGCTGTCTTTCCGGGGAATAATTTAATATATGAAATTGATAAACAGGTAAAATTACAAATATTACTCCTATTACCCCAACCAAAACAGAGAGAAAAAGGTACTTTAAAAGATTTTCTCTTTTTAATAAAGAATAAATAATGGTAATTATTATAAAAAGAGGAATTACCAGAACTACTGAAAACTTAAGAAGCATTGAAATTCCAAAAACTATACCTGCTAAAATTACATTCTTTTTTGATGGATTTTTTAAAAATTTTAACCAAAAATAAGTAGCTAACAAAACCCCCAACGTAATTCCAACATCAGTTGTTACTAATCTGCCGTGGGCTAAAAAATTTGGCGAAAAGGAAAAGAAAGTTAAAGTTAAAAGAGCAACTTCTTTTCCAAACTCTTTTTTTGTCCAATTAAATAAAAACCATCCTAAAAAGAGGAGGACAAAAACCATCGGGAGGCGTGCCCAAAATGTAATCTGCTCAGGGTTATTCCCAGAATTATATAATAATTCCCAACCGAATGCCCATTGGCTATTTACATCTTTGTTCCAGGCATCTGAATCTGATGGGAAATTAAGATTTAAAAACAAAAGAGGTAAGGCAGCCAGGTCTTTAATTAAAGGGGGGTGTTCAGGGTTTATTCTGAAATCTTTTTGAGACAAATAAGAGTAACCTGCAGGAATATGGGACGATTCGTCAAATGTGGTTGAATCTCCCAAATAACTGGAGAAAGCCGAAACAAACATTATTAAAAGTAATAGAGAAGCTATGATATTCGTTGATTTTTCTGACATAGATTTAACCTGAATTGAGTTCCTATATCAACAAAAAAAGACACTTTAATGAGTGAGTCTTTTTTATAACCATTTCTTTTTACGGAAATAAAGTATCATTCCTGCCATTACAACAAGCATGATAACTGAAATTACCCAAAAACCTATAGGGTTGCGTGTAAAAGGAAGGGAGACTGGAAAATTCATACCCCAAATTGAAGAAATAAGAGTTAAAGGCAGTACAATTACAGAAAAGATAGTTAGAATTTTCATAATCTCATTAATTCTGGCAGAAAGCAGAGATTGGTTTGTATCCTCCAGTGCTAAAATAGCTTCTTTATGACTTTCCAAACCATTAAGAACCTGGTCATAAATTCCTAAAATATCAGAAAAGTAAGGAGAAAGGTTTTCTCCAAAAAAATCTACCCCTTCTTTTAAAAGAGAGTCTAAAACTTCATTTTGAGGTTTGATTATTCTCCAAAAATTAATAATATCTGTTTTAACCAGAGATATTTCTAAAACCATCTCTTTTTCTTTTCCGCTGAAAATTTCTCTTTCTATTTTATCAATTCTTTCATCTATTTTTTGTAGTTTAGAGAGACAATTTTTCCAAAAACCACTTAGGACATAATAAAGAAGATGTCCCGGTCCCTCTCCCATATAATTTTTTTTAGATTCCTCATAAGCTCTGCAGCTCTTAAAAAGTGTTTTTAAGGGAAGAATAGATTTGTAATGACTGGTAATTAAAGCGTCATTAGTAGCAATAATGTTTAATTCTCGAGGAGCTGTTATTCTTTTTTCTTTATCATAAACAGGGTAATAAAGAATCATAAAGATATAGTTTTTGTGGCGTTCTACTTTTGGTCTGTGACTTGGATTTATCAGCTCATCTAAAACCAAAGGGTGAATATTAAACCTCTTTTTAAGATAATCAAGGTCTTTTTTTGTAGGCCTTTGAATATTTATCCAGGTGACTTTTTCTCCTTTAGTAATTTTCTTCATTAGAATTATTTTACTATATTTTTTGGAAGAAAGCTAATTAAGAAAGTTTTTTAAATTGACAATCCGATAAAAAAAATATTATGATTGCATAATATAAATATAAACATGATTTAAATAATTAATATGTGCGCTATTCGAGGTGAGAAAATAATACCTGAATATAAACCAATATCCGAAAGACCAACAACAAAGAAAACAGACAGGAAGCCAACAATAGAAAAAATAAGAGGTGATATTGAAAAAAAACAACCAGAGCAACAAATAGAAGGAATTCCGGGTATGACTAAAGAGAAATTAGAAGGATTACCTAAGACACTGCAAATACTTCGGGGTAATCTCCAGAGAATTGCTGGTGCTCTTGGAAAAAGAGGAAGATTTGGAGTAGAAATAAAGTTTTCTGAAGAGGGAATTAAACTGTTAAATAGATATGCTCACCGCCTTAATTCTGAGAATAGAAAATTAGGATTAGCAATGACAGAAGAATTTTTAGATGTATACGGTGAATTTAAGGATTTAGAGGATTGTAAAGAATTTTTTGGAAATTTAAAAGAATTTACAGAGGTTCTAAAGACAGGAAAGAAAATAGAGAAGGAAATGATAGAAGGAGAAAAAGACGAAGAAAAAGAAGATTTCGAGGAATCAGTGTTAAAGCTTCTGGAAGAACTTCGGGAAGAAGGTTATTCTGATAAGTCTATAAAATCTCTAAAAATATCCCTTATGAGATTAACTCCTGAAGAATTAGAAAGGTTTAAGGAGTCTATGGAGGAACTAAAAAAGGAATTGGGAGAATAGTGAATTCTTGTATCTATTCTAAAGAGGCCCTTTATTTTATTATTGGACTTTTTTTATTTTCTATAAATTAGCACTTGAGAGTCTTGACTGCCAATTTTGGTTTGGTATAATCAACTCAGGTAAA encodes:
- a CDS encoding UDP-N-acetylmuramoyl-tripeptide--D-alanyl-D-alanine ligase; amino-acid sequence: MVYIILSFFWFFRQTKAILFWLYLWQLKEYHIGRFIDHFRTEKGKGILLNKLLILKIILTFFIYFYSSFSLLFSLLVMVLYSLETAKFFYDFLRKKIKKPVFTKKTIFLLFVAFSFQTFYFLIYFSLRTFLVFRLLIFDILTPLTVSGIVLVFQPLAVLLRNQVIQRARKKREKFKNLLTIGITGSYGKTATKEFLALILSQKFRVLKTREHQNSEIGVSRSILDDLDESQQIFIAEMGAYNRGGIKLLCNIVKPKIGILTGINEQHLATFGSQQNIIRAKYELIESLPEEGTAIFNLNNEVIKNQKSKIKDYNPKLKKIRFCSTREKTDIFAEDIKADKEYLSFKISSKDGDSAFFKVNLMGVQNIENILLAVSCAKELGMNLEEIASACKRIKPSQGGMELLKGIKGINIIDSTYSANPRGVISHLEYLKLWKGRKIIIMPCLIELAQASKRAHKEIGEKIAKTCNLAIITTKECFSEIKKTAIKNGMKKNDILFMEKAKEVIEKVKNFSEPEDIILLEGRISREIKNSLLSQN
- a CDS encoding peptidoglycan bridge formation glycyltransferase FemA/FemB family protein; this translates as MDFRIEEIRNKRIWEDFLRNVKEKSFLQSFNWGEFNKMMGDKIWRIGIYKQQATGSRQQELISTALVIKITAKRGVFLFLPHGPNIKRQETNDRQQVLILLLEELKKIAKTEKASFIRIAPLWERNIKNIEIFKELGFREAPIHIHPELTWELDLNISEEELLKKMRKTTRYLIKRAKKEKGIEIIKSKDIKDIEEFNKLYRVTKKRHQFVPFSLNYLKNEFLSFLPDNEIFIFLGKYKNEIVSSGIFIFWQDIGFYHHGASSLKYPKIPVSYLLLWEAIKEAKKRECKKFNFWGIAPISDGVNSPSFKKHPWAGLTLFKMGFGGGSKEYMKTQDFILSKRYWMSFFIEKLRRIKRSL
- a CDS encoding FtsQ-type POTRA domain-containing protein; the protein is MRRYRKPHRIKRKKSIIKNRFFLLGFLIFVFLVFAIYFLFFSDFFQIEKITVFGNKKILKEEIIKIAENELKKKKIFFPAENIFLANLGGIENDILSNFPQIAEAKISRSLPRTLIFTILERKAVAKFCKDYKLFTKDETESSYQKCFPLDKEGIIFEEIGGNNLSLPKIKNPNSKDELELGQRIIETDLLFGILDIFSDLENLNIQTKEFLIVSEERTNVEALDNWEIYFNPKKDLGWQLTKLKAVLEEDIPLEKRKDLEYIELRFGNSAPFKYRQAKE
- a CDS encoding glycosyltransferase family 39 protein, whose product is MSEKSTNIIASLLLLIMFVSAFSSYLGDSTTFDESSHIPAGYSYLSQKDFRINPEHPPLIKDLAALPLLFLNLNFPSDSDAWNKDVNSQWAFGWELLYNSGNNPEQITFWARLPMVFVLLFLGWFLFNWTKKEFGKEVALLTLTFFSFSPNFLAHGRLVTTDVGITLGVLLATYFWLKFLKNPSKKNVILAGIVFGISMLLKFSVVLVIPLFIIITIIYSLLKRENLLKYLFLSVLVGVIGVIFVILPVYQFHILNYSPERQLSDTITILEPFPMKSLKNLCIWMADKPIIRALGHYFLGLLMAIQRTSFGNTVYFMNMISASGWWYYFPIVYVLKVPLAFHILTLISLLLTIFFIDKPFWIDTFNRLKNCILNHFTEFSMTVFLIIYWATSISGNLNIGLRHILPTFPFTYVLVSLGLISVIKKIKRPVFKKTGILTIALLLSWYIFSSLSSYPYYLSYFNEIASGSNNGYKYVVDSNYDWGQDLKRLAQWLEEKGVKKIKVDYFGGGDLNYSLGDKWERFNPLEGPQKGWLAISVTLLQGGRGNPTPDFNQPALYYKWLDNYEPIARAGKSIFIYHIE
- a CDS encoding magnesium transporter CorA family protein gives rise to the protein MKKITKGEKVTWINIQRPTKKDLDYLKKRFNIHPLVLDELINPSHRPKVERHKNYIFMILYYPVYDKEKRITAPRELNIIATNDALITSHYKSILPLKTLFKSCRAYEESKKNYMGEGPGHLLYYVLSGFWKNCLSKLQKIDERIDKIEREIFSGKEKEMVLEISLVKTDIINFWRIIKPQNEVLDSLLKEGVDFFGENLSPYFSDILGIYDQVLNGLESHKEAILALEDTNQSLLSARINEIMKILTIFSVIVLPLTLISSIWGMNFPVSLPFTRNPIGFWVISVIMLVVMAGMILYFRKKKWL